The DNA region ACAACCTCAGCGGTCACGACCATCACATACTGCTGTTCGGCAGGGGAACTCGCAGACAGTCCCAGGATGGGAaaggatttttatttcctttattaatATTGTAATTGAAATGTTCTTTTAAAAGTGAAGGAAATTTTCTGTGTgaaatctaaataaaaatatattgataGCAATTTTTAAAAGACTAATATAATTTTGGCTATTTTCATATAttcggggggggggaagctattAGCTAAAATAGTTTTTACTGGGTGAGGCAGCAATTGAATTAATGTGGATCAGTGACAGTATCATTTAAGAAAGCATGCCAGAAAGTACATACAAGTagcagtggaagaaaagacaGTAAGTTTATCAATAATTTTTTACTGCTTCAATGTAAATAAAAGCTCctgaaaacatttcttaaaatgaaCATAGTCATTTTAACATCTAGGCTTTTTAtaactaagtttttttttttcccccaatttatTCCTGTTGTTTGATGGTATTAAAACACTTTAAGAATTGTATGTGTCATAATCTCTATAATCATTCAGTTTTCAGTTGCTGGGGATCCTTCCCACTACAACTGTAAGCAAAAGTACACAAAATGACAACTGTAAATAAGTTACAAAATTGGCATGCATCAGGATAGCTGCAAAAACTGGCAACATTTTAACCATCTCAAATTTAATGCATTTCCACTTGTCAGTGCTTCAGTTAAACAAAACTTCCACAATTAAGAGCACTGTATTTAAAGTTAtctcaaaatactttaaaaaaaacatcagCAGAGCATACAGATCAGAAGTGCTATTACACAAAGTTTCCTGTGCCTTAAGACAATGCCACTCACTAGAACTGCAGAAACAATGGAGAAAAAATAGCCAAAACTAAAGGTACTTACAAAAGAACACACATTCTCAAAGAGGCACTGCTTTGCTAATAAATTCAATACTATGTAAAAAAcaaattcacattttattttaaattgcaatAAACtgtacaaaatgttttatttttgccaaAAATAACAGCAATATTTTCAATCTTACTTCTAGACAAACAACAAACTCTTCTTTGTAATCTTTCCTGGGTGAGTTTACAAATAAACAATAAGATGCACAATTTTGTATCAGAGACAGGATAGAACAAACAGATTTAAATGACAtggaataaatttaatttttagtgTCTTCTAGGAATTTCAGTATTCCTGCCATACCTGTTAAaaacctaaaggaaaaaaaaaaacagttgtgtgTCTCACACAAAGGAATGTAAACAGTCATCAAGTGATTAAAGAGGCTGAGTCTTCCAATGAAACCTTATCGTACCTCTAAACcattaaattttactttttatagAGAACAGTCCACAGCACGAGGATCGTGCAACAGCTGAATCCACTCTCCAAAATGCCAATATATGccagttaaagattttttttttaagttttcaaaaagaggaaaattctAAGCAACTAGACTGAAACGGATTATACTCTCCTTTTAACATTGTGAGTTTTTTCTTATCCTTATTCATGAGTGAATATGTAACAGCCCCATCAGATCTACAATCACCACAACGTACTTTTTCCAAGATGCAACAATGTAAACGAGCACCTAATTAAGTCAATCAGATGGAGAAAGCACCATCTTTGCCAAGAGCACAGGTTTATTTTCAGGCTTGTTTTTGTTCACATAATATATTTAATGCAGATGAAACAAAACATAACTTGGGTCACTGACCACTGCTTCTTCAATCTGAGACCTAAAATGGAAATACCATTGCAGTGATTTTTGTGACTTCACAGCTTTTTCTCTCAACCTTGAAGTTTAACTAGGAAAAAGCTGTTTCAACAGACTGGTTAGAGCTTAAAAAATTAAGCATCTTCTGTTACTTCGGAGTTATTTGAGGGAAGAAAGTCTTCCTGAAATTCCACTTTATCTGGATAGAGTTTAATGTAGGTGTCCACCATTAAATCTAAGTCATGTTTTATATCAAAGTTTATGTTGAGCAGAGCTAGGTTGCTTGACCTTTGTTCTGTCAAGGTGTTTTTCAGGTATGCCTTTAAGCGCTTTCGTCCTACTTCGTATTTCTCGTTCTCCACCTTCATCACTGGAAGGATGCACAAGACTTTGAGCAATGCATATACATTAGGGAAAAATTTTATGTCAGGCAAATGAAGTGCTTCATAAATAGTAGCTGGAAgctcaatgtcttttcctctgtgcttccACTTGATTCTCCAACAATGAAGCTCAGCAGAAAGCGTGTCCGGATTAGGCAAGTCATTTTTGTACATATCAGCATGATGCTCTTCAGATGTATTGAATTTGAGCTGCCCCATGACTGAGGGCACTAATGATAAACATTTGAGAGCTTTTAAATGTTGTTCTGAGAATATATCTTTTAATTCTTGAATAATGTGCTCCACTGCGGGGACACTAAGGATTTCCTTGTAGTAATTTTCTGAAGTTACCTCAGAGTCCAAGTTACCCTGTTGTGCCCTGCGAAATTTTCCAGGAAGTTTAATTTGTACATCCAGTTTTGTAGCCAAATTTGTTGCTTCCTCAAACCAAAATTCATGGTAAACTTCAATATTTTCCATCACTTCATTCAGAGAATGCAACACTGCCGTTAAGCTGCTAGCTGCAAAGAACACATCTGATGTTTGTCCTTGGAGATTTTTTCCGAATGCTCTTGTAAAAGATAGAATGTTTTTCAGAATTACAATAGTGACAATGAAGTCAAAATCTGTTAACGCACTTGAAAGCACAAATGCTCGACCAGCAATAAAGTTGCTCCACCGGACAGACGAGTCACTGCTAACACCGTCCAAACACAGTACCAATGCTTGCATCAGGTCCACTAAAACCTCAAAAGCATCATGTCTGCCTGTCCACTGGGAACGGCAGATCTCCTTCAGCTCATTACCTTTCTCCTCATTGttctgaaaaagaacagaaattgtaTTGTCCAGTTCTACTAGTAATTGTGGAGACTGATTAAAAAGACAGCAGACTTCTTCGATTGTTCCTAGTGCAATGGAAACACCAACAACGGGGATGGATTTTGCCAGCCATACATTTAAGGCACAAGAGGAACACAGCGTATACACAGCTTGTGGATACTTTTCCAAGAGTCTTGTAGCTACAACTTTCATTTTAGAAGCAAACCCACTGGAGACGATGTAGGCTTGACCTCGACAGTACTCCATGTTTAGACCCCATTTTTCAGTAATAGTTGTGTGGAATTTAACAGCTAAAATTTCAGGATCAGCCTCATAAGGCAAAAACCCTATGAATTCCTCTCTTAGATTATGAGACTCATCAACAAATCTTACCAAAACTGGCAAATGTTCTTCTCCTGCTATATCTACTACTTCATCAGTAACAATAGAAAAGAAGTGCGAGTCTCTTACTTCCCTCAGTGTTTCTTCTCTAACGCAGCTTTCACAGATCTCAAGCATTTGCTTCTGCTGAGTTTTTGAACAATACTCAAGATTTACTGCAGTCATCTCAAATCGTTTCCTCAGAACTTCATCTCCAGCATTTATTCTATATTCCAGCAGAGCCTGAAAGTTATCTGAAGTGAAAATACCTTCTGGAAGCTCATCAACATTATGGCCATCCAAGGGAATATTTTGTTTACCCATTAGGATCAAAATTTCAAACAAAGATTTAAGGtaatctttgttttctctttcttcaagcGTTAAGGGAACAGCTTCCTCCTCttgttcttctcttccttcctctgaaaCAGTATTCTGCGCATTGCTTTCATTCAATTCTTGAGTTGCCTGTTCCCGTTCAAAAGCTTCATCAACTACAAAACATAAAATACTGTAAGTATAAGAGTACACGTGAGTAAAACATAACATTTGCTTTCCCCTGCTATTCCCATAGCCTTTTAAGTTACTGGAGTCCAGACAATAATGTTTCCAGTTTAAAAGTGAATGAGTATTTCAGAGAGAGTTTAGACTGGCTGTTTAAATCAAGCAGCAATTCAGCTAGCCTCACAATATACAGGTAAGCTTACAGTTAGCGTTCTGCATTACCCTATCTGCTTTTAAATAACTCTTTGATGAGCCCAAATATTTTGCTCACTTACTCTTTTGCTGCTTCAGTGTTCTTATTTCATCTTCactcttaaagaaagaaaaaattatatttatgATAATGCCTACCATGTGAccttaaaatattaaaacacaTCAAGATCAGATACTAATATTATAGATGAGGCCATTTTAAAAGTGTTAATACTTATCAAAAAGTGCTAGAAGGTGCAAAAGAAGGAGTTTCTTCAGATAGTTTATTGCTGTCATGACATACATATCTACTATGTCAGAATAGTTTGCTCCTACTGCTAAGGTTCCTATACTTATACCAGGAGTTATTCAATCTATATTTAACAATTGTTAGTAAATCAGTTTTAAGGAAGAATTCTGTTTTGATATGGATATGCACCTAGTCAGACAGAACTGTCTTTTACTCTACTTTCTAAGTTTTGGTTAATAAACAGACTTATCAAACTTATGAAGGAATACCTAGAATTCATCTCTATTTTTTAACATATAAACAGACCTCAGTAGTTGAATTCTTCTTAATTTTCACTTAAATCTCTACAGAGACCTATAGACACTCTTTTCTGCAAATGATACAAAAGAGCCATTGACAAATCACAATTCCACAAGGAACTGCTTGATCTTGGTTTTATGCATGGATCATCTTTTTAGAACAAGCagctaaaaaaacccaccccGAATGGCTGCAGACTTCAGAAGTGAAACAAGTGCACTGAAGATGCAATCCATATGTAGCCAATTTCAACGTACCATCTATAAGCTGTATCCAGTTAGTGCTGTAATAACACATAAAAGGAAGCTGTACACTGTCTTTGGAAGACAGTATCAGCTCTGGACCAAAACAACTCATTTTCCAGATAATTTCATCAAGCTTTCCTTAGTATATAAAAGTTATATTAGCATAGTATTTAGATATTTAACTTAGAATCAACAAAAAGATACCAGGATAGGTAGCAGAGAAACTAAAAACTAAACATGCTAAATATTATTATTTGACACATTTATATAAAATTTCATCTGAACTTTCTTTGCATGTTTAAACAATAAAGACAAATTCTTAAATTAAAAACTTACcagttcttttattctttttctatgtCTGCTGTGGGGATTGTTCAGATGACTTGTAAGATCAAATATAGTTGGCACAGCATTATCCCTTAAAACTGTTCTGTAAGGACTCTGTAAGAAGATAGACATCTAGATTAGAGATTTCTCTGGGAAGTTCTCACTGCACGAATACAAAAAACCCAGAATGAATTTCAGAAGCCATGTACTCTTTTTCTAActgtttatgttttcatttttgcattttactTGACAGTAAAGATAGACtgcatttgtctttttcctttagtATTTTTACTTTCTGATAGTTCAGAACAAACAAAATGCTACACTACGCAATTCACATTTCAGGCATatcaagagaaaactgaaaataagaagACAAATACCCCCAAAAAAGCATAACTACTTTTCCCCTTTATCTTCATATCACATATCCCTGatataataattttaatttacCTTAATATTATCATTTCTTTAAATAATCCTTCTGGATAAAGGATACCCATACGTCAGAAAGGAAACCTTTTGTTACtattgtgctttgtttttcatcatttatttcacaattctagaaaaaaatttgtaaatattttcataatgaaaatgtTCAACTACTTCTTTATGTAGATTTATGAATTTCCACACCCAGCTACCGTGGAAGACCATACTGAATGAAAAGTTATCTATCAAATCAGtagcaggaagaaaagaattcTTCTAGATGTTCGTGTAAATGTCTTTAGCAGTTAGAtaaaatttttttaagtaaagtttCATATTTGAATATATTGTAAACTTATGTTGTCTAAGCTGTATAGGTTCCATTAAGCACCTAATTCTACCTGATCATATTTATGCATGTCATTAGCCTGAAGTGCACTTTAAGTAAACTAAGTTTCATAAAACTCCATTTCAGATTCCGAATtgctttcactgttttgtttttgtttgcttgtttctgggATGTTGGATACTCATAGACCCTGTCATGTGTAATGTCACCAAGAGCTCAAATTCTGACCTGCATTTTAAATTATCCTACGTAACTGAAGGACCAAATGTACATATATATCAGAGTGGAACTTAGCCTACAAATTAAAACTTGATACAAAGACCAAATCAATGTTCTCCTACTGTTACAGAAGCTGTTAAAATCAGCACCATCTTGTTAATGAGAAGAACTGAAAACTATGTATTTCATTAACAGGAAGCAGTGACATGATTTTAGCTGGATAAAATACAGCAGGAACCAAAAGCTTGACAGATGTAAAGAATGTTTAAAGCTTTTGGCCACAACAGAGTGTAACTGAACTCAAATCATGCCATGTACACACTTCAGTAACAGCACATtaatgattttaaataattagAGGTATACAAACTTACACTTTTACActcaatatatttatataatgttGTAATATCCAATGAGAGTAAACAAAATGAGCATTGGTTCATGTGAGGAAAGAACTGCAATGAAGGCCAGAGCTCCATAAACATATTAAACCAGAAGAAGCAGCTCAGCTTTTCTCTTCCCCAACTGCTCATTTCCACCTCATCCCTTCTGCCAACACAAACATCCGCGAGTCTGCGTGGTGCCTGGACCATGATAATGATCTCAGTGAAACTAAGAGATTAATTTTCCCAGAGAACAGTTACTCAAGGCATTAAAGATTAAAATGTAACTTCCTGATTAAAACTGTTAATCACATCTTGCAAAATGCAATAAACAAGTATTTGGTTTTACTTACACTTCTACATATCATAGAAGTCTCAAAATGTTTAGCACACAGTCTGTAGTGCTTGTTGAGTTGATCTGGAGTTTTATCTTCTAAATCTGCCCTTCGACAGTTCTCTACCCATCTTTGACATCTGCATGTAAACAAAAGAATTAGCTAGTTTTAAGTTTAAACAAAATTCACAAGATTATTCACAATTCGTGGGCAGCGAGCACCTGTCCTTTATGCAAGGCTAGGGAAAGTTGTGTACACATTCCATTATAAAGTCctacaaaatcattttaaaaatttggttTTCTCTTTTTACTCACTATTTAACACCACTCCAGAAAATTTATGTCCAAATCTTTCCCATAGTTCTTATGTTCCTGCCTCTGTCTCACATATACACAGGCACGTAATGCAGTTGCTCATGAAAGCTGACCTGCTGAcattaaattcttaaaaaaaaaggtaaaaaaaagacaaagagatGAGCTTGTAGACTAGATAAATTCATAAAATTTTTCAAGACAGCTATGAAAATGGTTAACTTGTCTCTGCCTCCcttcaaaatacagtatttttcttatttattctgATAATCAGGAAGTTTAGAGCAGATTTTTGAAAGGTGAAATAAAAAACCAAACAGCAGCTGTTCTACAGACGGCTCACAGATTTGAAGTAAGTTTTCATCAGATGTATATTTTTTACAACATTTATTTCTGCTTCAAATTAGTTTTCTGAGATATAACACAAAGCTAAAGAAACACTTCCCCTATTCATAGGGTTCCTTTTAGATATGTAAGCTAACATTTCCTCTGGTGACTAGAACATTTCCAATAATTTATGTAAATGTATTAATCAGCTTGTATTTCCCCCAATGGGGTCTCTGCAATCATGTTCTTACCATGAATTTTTGAGCCAGGACTTGCACAGACTGATTCTGCACAGCTACTCAAGTAAAACTCATCTGCTATTTCATTTGTGcagtaaatgtgtgtgtgtgtgtgtgtgtgtgtgtgtgtgtgtgtgtatacacacatatataaaagatTGCAGCAGCCATTAATACCTCAGTATTTAAAGGtcaaaaaaagtcatttctttccTGCAAATAGAATTCTCTGAAGGAGTATTATtttaatatacatacatatacccTGTGGCATCACAAAGCTACCAGGTCATGACAGCACATAACTAAACAGACAGTTGAAAACATACAATACAGATGACTAAAAACCTTCGCACGAACAAGATTAATGACTTGTTCATTATCCTAACCATATAAAGTGGTTAAACAAACTCCCACTACCCCTAGGCTAAGTCCCTACCTAAACAAACTCAAGAAGACCAGAGAAAACTAGACCATAAAGAGTTATGATACTATTGCAATAATTCTACAGCCATAATGGGAAGGAACTTTCACTATATTCTCAGTGATTTATTTTACTTCACTGACTAATCTGACACATCAATTCTCTATGTATTTTTCAACATGAACTCAAATTTCTCATATTTTagattgaggttttttttttaattggtacaTGTTGGCAATGCCCACAATGTTCTAGGCACCTACTCAGAGAAGTTATATAAAGTCTGTTACTTCAGTAGGGCGTAGAGTGGGGAGATCTCCCCATAACCTGATCATggctgaaataaaaggaaaggacAAAAATTATTGGGTCCACTTAAAAACCAAAAGGCTTTAAATCTTTTCTTATTCCTGAAGTAAAAAGCAGAAGCTTCCTTACCAAAGAAACTGCTAGAAGTTATGAGAAAGcaatttgattattatttttctttctccttctcctacgAGTAATAGTTGTGTGTTTGTAGGCAAAAATAATAGCGACAGTTCAACAATTTAGGGATGAACACTGTCCAGATGTTTTGGTGGGCAACCCAAATAAGGAAATCCACAGGTCTGAGTGGATTCACAGTAACCTGTATTTTAACTGAGGGTGAGAGGGCAACTTCAAAGGTGAAAGGGGGAACCTTGGATTCTGATCTCTGCCGGCTGGATCAGCTGTGCATTTTAGCTAATTTTTAGTTAATGTAAAATATAACTGTGGCGGGAAGTACCATAAAAAGGGGATCATTTCTAATAGACTGTTCTCATAGATGTACACATAGTATCCTTAATATtagttaaataatttttttttcttgctcagtcTTGTGGCACCATAGATCATGTACTCTTACCTATATAGTGGAATCGCTTCAACAAGAGAAGAGTATTCTCCCTGCAGCCTTGCCAAACCAAATGATATAAACAGTCTTTTTACACGGGAGACCCTTAACATGCAACTTATATTGAATCTGGCTGTCACGCTTTCCTGAGTGGGTGCTCTGATTATTAGATACCTGAACAAAGGTAATCACATTGGGCTGTCATAGAGGTCGATCAGCCTCCTTAGAGTCAATGGAGAGGGCTTCGGGCCAGAGGGGTGTCCAGAACAAGAGCTTAACCGTAGCAGATCTTACCTGCCACCCTCCACTGACTCAAGGAAGCTGAGGACTGCCACAAAGCAAAGTCAGAGCTCCTCACATTAAGATAACTCCTGGCCACCATACAGGAACAAATTGTGGCAGTGATGGCGTGTTTCGCACACACACCAGAACTGGCACACAGTTGTCAAGAACAAACAAAATCAGCCTGAACTGCTTCACTTCAGATGCTGTTGCCATCCAGAGAACAAGTTAAATAGATAGTAGTCACGGCTAGGGACCAGAGCAGTCTGTAGTAAGTGATGGCAGAAGACATGAGGAACTCTACAGAGGAGTTTAGGTCAGGAAATTAGCCTTGCAAAGGTAAAGCTAACCACCAAATATCCGTCTCCCTTTCTGACTTCTCTGGTTATGCAAAAGCATCTGCAGCTGCTGTCTTTTGTGCTGAAGTCGATGCCGTCAGCCTGCATTAGGCAGGACCCGAGCACACGATCTGAGCGAAGCCCCTGAGGGCCTCGGCACGCAGAGCCCTAGTTGGGGGATCCCGGGCAGGCACCGGCACCAGCTCCTCACCCGGCAGGAGCAGCAGTTCTGTAACGGGAGCTCTGCACATCTAGGAAACTTTACTGGCAAACTTTACATCACTGGATGCAAACAGGCAAACTCCTAAACTACGTCAGAATGCAGCACCTCAGTCTCGCTGCGAGTTTGGCCCCAAAACACATGCTCTGAGGAACCAGAAATGGAAGAACAAAGGGAAAAGGGGGTCAGGCTCCCCAAACTACTCAATATAGCTGCGCTTGGTATTATCCAAGCAGCAATTTAGAAGATTTTAGCATAAAAGCTGCAAATTTTTATACTTAATTTTAAGTATTCAGCTCACACACACTGCATACTGTTTTGTAAGTGCTTTAGTTGCAAAATATTTGGCACAACATAAAATCCACTTCAACACAACATTTTTCACCAGTGCTTTAGTTATCACTTTTTAGGTTTTAAGGAGGTTTTCTTCAGTCACAAACTTAATATTATTATTTCCAGAGATTTGCTGACATCTCATGGAAACCTGAAAGGCATTTTTATTTAGGTTCAGGTATAATTCCAATCGTTTATTTTACCTCAGTGCTGTTCAACTACAGTAGAATAGCATCTCTGCTGCTTAAAAAGTATTTTGTCCCAAATACTCAAACCTCACCTTAACTCAAACTGTCATGAACAAGAGTCAGAAGCACGGATAGATCTTACTGTGCAGATCTCTGCCTAGACCatgtaaaattattaaaatgaacaTCCCTGTTTGGGAAACAGAGGCTACTTATTTACATTCATGTTCGATGTGAAAAAACTATGCACCATCCATTAACCACAATCAGTTCTTCTTCAAAGCCTCATCATTTCACCCCTTCTAATATTCTCAGATAGAGAAAGTAAATGAAGTTTGTCTCAAATAACTGGTTAGCTCTCAGACTCATTAATGCTCTAAAGATCAGTTTTCGAATGTCTAGCTGAAACTGCTTAGCACTGAGTTGGGAAAAAGTAAGGATAATTATTCAGTTAACGTGGAAAAAAATCGAAAGGACATAGCTAACAGAGACAATTTACCTGGGACTATGTATTTCCtatcaatgattttttttaaaacaaagtttatttttaaagatgtgcTCTGTTGTGCCCTGTCTTCTCACTGCAAGATCCCAAGAGCAAATAGACACATTTTTGGCATGAAGTACTTTGCTCACCGTGCCAGTCTGACCTACAACGGTAACAGGGTTCTGTGACAGCATGCAGTACTGGAAGGTTGTACAAGCAACACATTGCCTGTCATTTACCAGTTGCAGAGCACTGCTGTACTTCAAATAGGAAAATAAATCACTAACATCCTATAGTCTACAAAGTCATAAAGGTTACAGTGATCTATCAATCTTTAAATACTAAGAGTTACTAAAATAGAACATATGATCAGTTTAGGACACTTTTATATAGGTTTAAATGGGAAAGGTACGAGatattaaggaaaaagaaaatatgcagaacACTGACAGAGCAAAAGGGGTGCCAGGAAGTCTTTGTCATTGAAATTAATGGTTTAGGTATAGCTTATCCTTCCTTTGTACAGTGTAAATGGCCAAGTGGTCCTTCAAGGTAAATTTTAGCACTATTTTCTCCGATTCTCTTACAGGAGCATTAATCTGAATTACTTCATTGGGATTATGCAAAACATGAAAACAGAAAGCATGTCTACTTACACCAGTGCTATTGTGGAATATAAACTGGCATATACTTCTTAAACCATGTGACCGATCAACTTTTATGGACATTTCTTTTGCCAACAGTCTATATTGTTCAACTTTTTGTAGCTGACATGCATCGTTTTTTCACAAGGTCTTTAACACTAAGTTTTCACAAAGAATGATAGTATTATAATTCTGAAATACAATAAAACAATACAAATCTTAAAAAATAGTGGCAGTTGTTTGGTTAACTGCATATTTTTAGATGCATTTCTGTAGTGCTAACATTGAAAACCATTCATTCAAAATGTCTTTCGGTAGGAAAAGATATATAAACTGAAGGGTCTATCTTCTTCACATATAAACTGTCATGTGTGTATTAACCATGTTTGCTCAACTTCACATGACTCAGGTGTTGCAACAAGAACTCCTAAGAAATTAAGACTGAAGTTCAGACAGCACCAAATCTCTTCAGTCCTACGCAATCTGCAGCCACTCCTTTGGCTGTGCAAGAACCTGCAGCTTGCAAAGGACAGAGGGTTGAAAGAGGCAACGCTAGGAGTGAATCACACAGATGGTAAGAGCAGGCAATCAACTACTTTGATTACAGTTTTCATTTAATTCATAACTATATCTAATGTGGGCTAAACTACAAAACCTTGCAGTGTATGACCACTGGAAAGAGGTTTGATAATCACAGTTTTAACGTAAAGCACTGTATTCACTCAGGAAAGTGTGAAAACATATCCGAAAAAAGTTTTAAGAATAGGCTAGTATCAATATGAGATTTTTCTGCC from Apteryx mantelli isolate bAptMan1 chromosome 1, bAptMan1.hap1, whole genome shotgun sequence includes:
- the THAP12 gene encoding 52 kDa repressor of the inhibitor of the protein kinase isoform X2; this translates as MICRSSPYRTVLRDNAVPTIFDLTSHLNNPHSRHRKRIKELSEDEIRTLKQQKIDEAFEREQATQELNESNAQNTVSEEGREEQEEEAVPLTLEERENKDYLKSLFEILILMGKQNIPLDGHNVDELPEGIFTSDNFQALLEYRINAGDEVLRKRFEMTAVNLEYCSKTQQKQMLEICESCVREETLREVRDSHFFSIVTDEVVDIAGEEHLPVLVRFVDESHNLREEFIGFLPYEADPEILAVKFHTTITEKWGLNMEYCRGQAYIVSSGFASKMKVVATRLLEKYPQAVYTLCSSCALNVWLAKSIPVVGVSIALGTIEEVCCLFNQSPQLLVELDNTISVLFQNNEEKGNELKEICRSQWTGRHDAFEVLVDLMQALVLCLDGVSSDSSVRWSNFIAGRAFVLSSALTDFDFIVTIVILKNILSFTRAFGKNLQGQTSDVFFAASSLTAVLHSLNEVMENIEVYHEFWFEEATNLATKLDVQIKLPGKFRRAQQGNLDSEVTSENYYKEILSVPAVEHIIQELKDIFSEQHLKALKCLSLVPSVMGQLKFNTSEEHHADMYKNDLPNPDTLSAELHCWRIKWKHRGKDIELPATIYEALHLPDIKFFPNVYALLKVLCILPVMKVENEKYEVGRKRLKAYLKNTLTEQRSSNLALLNINFDIKHDLDLMVDTYIKLYPDKVEFQEDFLPSNNSEVTEDA
- the THAP12 gene encoding 52 kDa repressor of the inhibitor of the protein kinase isoform X1: MPNFCAAPNCTRKSTQSDLAFFRFPRDPVRCQRWVENCRRADLEDKTPDQLNKHYRLCAKHFETSMICRSSPYRTVLRDNAVPTIFDLTSHLNNPHSRHRKRIKELSEDEIRTLKQQKIDEAFEREQATQELNESNAQNTVSEEGREEQEEEAVPLTLEERENKDYLKSLFEILILMGKQNIPLDGHNVDELPEGIFTSDNFQALLEYRINAGDEVLRKRFEMTAVNLEYCSKTQQKQMLEICESCVREETLREVRDSHFFSIVTDEVVDIAGEEHLPVLVRFVDESHNLREEFIGFLPYEADPEILAVKFHTTITEKWGLNMEYCRGQAYIVSSGFASKMKVVATRLLEKYPQAVYTLCSSCALNVWLAKSIPVVGVSIALGTIEEVCCLFNQSPQLLVELDNTISVLFQNNEEKGNELKEICRSQWTGRHDAFEVLVDLMQALVLCLDGVSSDSSVRWSNFIAGRAFVLSSALTDFDFIVTIVILKNILSFTRAFGKNLQGQTSDVFFAASSLTAVLHSLNEVMENIEVYHEFWFEEATNLATKLDVQIKLPGKFRRAQQGNLDSEVTSENYYKEILSVPAVEHIIQELKDIFSEQHLKALKCLSLVPSVMGQLKFNTSEEHHADMYKNDLPNPDTLSAELHCWRIKWKHRGKDIELPATIYEALHLPDIKFFPNVYALLKVLCILPVMKVENEKYEVGRKRLKAYLKNTLTEQRSSNLALLNINFDIKHDLDLMVDTYIKLYPDKVEFQEDFLPSNNSEVTEDA